Proteins encoded by one window of Candidatus Neomarinimicrobiota bacterium:
- a CDS encoding sigma-54-dependent Fis family transcriptional regulator: MTRILIADDERELRNSLYTVLSEEGFECNTAADGEEAIKLIEKENFDILIVDIKMPKKNGMEVLETTNRISPKTLTIIITAYATVETAIEALRRGAVDYLIKPVDFDEVIMRVKRIKQYQQLNLEVQYLRKEIHSKFNENIIIGKSPAIQNVFQLIKKVANSNSNILITGKSGTGKELVARAIHQASPRANAPFIPINCGAIPENLFESELFGFKKGSFTGATMDKDGVFRAANGGTLFLDEVGEIPIHIQVKLLRAIESKEIKPLGSNTTLKVDVRVLSATNKDLKKEIEEGNFREDLYYRLNIIEIHLPSLNERREDIPLLIEHFIRKYNHELKRKVRGVDNETMKVLMNYNYKGEVRELENMIERAVLLCEGDYITLKDLPPHTASQVHEGYPDELKSAVRQFERQHILAIMRRTGNDKVKASKILGIGLSSLYRKIDELGIEV, translated from the coding sequence ATGACAAGAATACTTATAGCTGATGATGAAAGAGAGCTAAGGAACTCATTGTATACTGTACTCTCTGAAGAAGGATTTGAATGTAATACAGCAGCAGATGGAGAAGAGGCAATAAAACTTATCGAAAAAGAAAATTTCGATATATTGATCGTGGATATTAAAATGCCAAAGAAAAATGGAATGGAAGTTTTAGAAACAACCAATAGAATAAGCCCCAAAACTCTGACAATAATAATCACTGCCTACGCAACTGTAGAAACTGCAATAGAAGCTCTAAGACGCGGTGCTGTCGATTATCTCATTAAACCGGTGGACTTCGATGAAGTCATTATGAGAGTAAAAAGGATAAAGCAATATCAGCAACTTAATCTTGAAGTACAATATCTAAGAAAGGAAATTCATTCTAAATTCAATGAAAACATAATAATTGGAAAAAGTCCCGCAATTCAAAATGTATTTCAACTTATAAAAAAAGTAGCAAATTCAAACTCAAACATATTGATAACAGGAAAAAGTGGAACCGGGAAAGAACTGGTTGCCAGAGCTATTCACCAAGCAAGTCCGAGAGCGAATGCACCTTTTATTCCGATTAATTGTGGCGCTATACCAGAAAATCTCTTTGAAAGCGAGCTGTTTGGATTCAAAAAAGGTAGCTTCACCGGTGCTACTATGGATAAAGACGGGGTTTTTCGTGCTGCTAATGGCGGAACTCTTTTTCTTGATGAGGTTGGAGAAATACCCATTCATATACAGGTAAAGCTTCTAAGAGCTATTGAATCAAAGGAAATAAAACCTCTAGGAAGTAATACAACATTAAAAGTAGATGTAAGAGTTTTATCTGCAACCAACAAGGATCTCAAGAAAGAAATTGAAGAAGGAAATTTCAGGGAAGACCTCTACTATAGATTAAATATTATAGAAATACATCTTCCTTCACTGAACGAAAGAAGAGAGGACATACCTCTTCTAATTGAACACTTCATCAGAAAATACAACCATGAATTAAAAAGAAAAGTACGTGGAGTTGATAACGAAACAATGAAAGTTCTGATGAACTATAATTACAAAGGTGAGGTAAGAGAATTGGAAAATATGATAGAACGCGCAGTTCTTTTATGTGAAGGTGACTATATTACACTGAAAGATTTACCACCACATACAGCAAGTCAGGTACATGAAGGCTATCCTGATGAGCTTAAATCCGCTGTAAGACAATTTGAAAGACAACATATACTTGCTATCATGAGAAGAACAGGAAATGATAAAGTGAAAGCATCAAAAATTTTAGGAATCGGACTTTCATCGCTATATAGAAAAATCGATGAGCTTGGCATAGAAGTTTAA
- a CDS encoding NifU family protein — translation MKEKIEKVIESLRPYLQADGGDVELVEVTEDGIVKLRLTGACGGCPMSTYTLRMGIENRLKEEVPEVKRVEQVF, via the coding sequence ATGAAAGAAAAAATAGAAAAAGTAATTGAGTCCCTAAGGCCATATCTCCAGGCAGATGGAGGGGATGTGGAACTTGTTGAAGTAACTGAAGACGGTATAGTAAAACTCCGTTTAACCGGTGCCTGTGGAGGCTGTCCCATGAGCACCTACACTTTAAGAATGGGCATCGAAAACAGACTAAAGGAAGAGGTGCCAGAAGTAAAAAGGGTCGAACAGGTCTTTTAG
- a CDS encoding isoprenyl transferase: protein MSEKEELEKLRKEVLERGDLPRHIAIIMDGNGRWAKERGLPRIAGHNEGINSVREVTRECGQIGIEVLTLYTFSVENWARPKSEVNALMNLLLRTIQNEIGELMENNVKLVTIGHLEDLPEKPKQGLLEAIEKTSNNTGLILNLAISYGGRLEIIDAVKQIAKMVKDGRLEPEDINDNIFSQYLYTRDLPDPDLLIRTSGESRVSNFLLWQIAYTELYITPVYWPAFRRKELLTAILDFQKRERRFGKISEQLRP from the coding sequence ATGAGCGAGAAGGAAGAATTAGAAAAACTACGAAAAGAAGTACTTGAGCGAGGCGATCTTCCGCGCCATATTGCTATAATAATGGATGGTAATGGAAGATGGGCGAAGGAAAGGGGCTTGCCAAGAATAGCCGGGCACAATGAAGGGATAAATTCTGTTCGAGAGGTAACCAGAGAATGTGGACAAATTGGTATTGAAGTCTTAACTTTATATACTTTTTCAGTTGAAAATTGGGCAAGACCAAAAAGTGAGGTAAATGCTCTTATGAATCTATTATTGAGAACTATTCAGAATGAGATTGGTGAGTTGATGGAAAACAATGTTAAACTGGTGACTATAGGGCACTTAGAGGATTTACCTGAAAAACCGAAGCAGGGTTTGCTTGAGGCAATAGAAAAAACCAGCAATAATACAGGTTTGATTTTAAATCTTGCAATATCCTATGGTGGAAGGCTTGAGATAATCGATGCGGTAAAGCAGATTGCAAAAATGGTTAAAGACGGAAGGTTGGAACCAGAAGATATTAATGATAACATTTTCTCTCAATATTTGTATACAAGAGACTTGCCTGACCCTGATTTGCTAATTCGGACAAGTGGTGAGTCAAGGGTCAGTAATTTCCTATTATGGCAAATTGCCTATACGGAGCTATACATAACGCCGGTCTACTGGCCAGCTTTTAGAAGGAAGGAGCTTTTAACTGCTATTCTTGATTTTCAGAAAAGGGAAAGAAGGTTTGGTAAAATAAGTGAACAACTAAGGCCGTAA
- a CDS encoding ferritin family protein, translating into MGLLTAKEVFEFAIKIEENGEYFYRKVSEKFDDTNIKSLFVDLANQELEHKKVFENMEARLGNIKISESYPGEFFNYIDEYLKEVIFPESVESEIEKVDTLDRALNYAIEVELKSILYYKEIIELISEVDKKLINDIINEERKHFIRLSEAKASRK; encoded by the coding sequence ATGGGACTTTTAACAGCAAAAGAAGTATTCGAATTTGCAATCAAAATCGAAGAAAATGGTGAATATTTTTACCGCAAAGTCTCGGAAAAATTTGACGATACCAATATCAAAAGTTTATTTGTTGATCTTGCAAATCAGGAACTAGAACATAAAAAAGTTTTTGAGAATATGGAAGCAAGACTTGGAAATATAAAAATATCTGAATCTTATCCCGGTGAGTTCTTCAATTACATAGACGAATACCTAAAAGAAGTTATCTTCCCTGAATCAGTCGAATCAGAAATAGAAAAAGTTGATACTCTTGATAGGGCACTGAATTATGCAATAGAGGTTGAATTAAAATCAATTCTTTATTACAAAGAGATAATTGAGCTTATCTCCGAAGTTGATAAAAAATTAATCAATGATATAATCAATGAAGAAAGAAAACATTTCATCCGTCTATCAGAAGCAAAAGCATCTCGAAAGTAG
- a CDS encoding rhodanese-like domain-containing protein: protein MRNSKFILTFISLIVTTSLILINCEKNIEKKKEVESEQKYFNISPDSAYQMLTNPKLSHSIIVLDVRTKREYSEGYIDSAININYYSDNFKKDVSGLDKNKIYILYCKSGGRSALSCEIMSELGFNRIYNIEGGFEAWVKSGLPYKK from the coding sequence ATGAGAAATTCAAAATTTATTTTGACTTTCATTTCTTTAATTGTTACTACATCTCTAATATTAATTAATTGCGAAAAAAATATCGAAAAAAAGAAGGAGGTTGAATCAGAGCAAAAATACTTTAATATTTCACCAGACAGTGCCTATCAAATGCTCACAAATCCAAAACTTTCACACTCAATAATCGTTCTTGATGTAAGAACAAAGAGAGAATACTCTGAAGGATACATTGATAGTGCTATAAATATTAATTACTATAGTGACAATTTTAAAAAGGATGTATCTGGACTTGATAAAAATAAAATTTATATCTTATACTGCAAATCAGGGGGAAGAAGTGCACTTTCATGCGAGATAATGAGTGAATTAGGTTTTAATAGAATATATAATATAGAAGGCGGTTTTGAGGCTTGGGTTAAATCTGGATTACCATATAAAAAATAA
- a CDS encoding DUF438 domain-containing protein yields the protein MSDIFGIEGKKEKIKELIKKLHQGYPLEEAKKEFSKYIGDINPDQLAKIEEELIRDGMPVDEVHKLCDAHIALMKESLEKSKPKNLDNSHPIQILYNEHDRLIDFSEKLKEMINSGNIAPEKFDHIIEHLKESEKHYIREENALFPFLEKHGITQPPAIMWMEHDNIRALKKQIYSIADKKEYIATEELKNLTKQLHELLSSHFYKENNILFPTALRVITDNEWVTIRKDFDKIGYCCFTPEPGEFKIDIEEAVVAKSSGDEGWIQLDTGKFKKEEIEAILNSLPIDITFVDANDEVRYFNQSKERIFARTKAVIGRKVQQCHPQKSIHIVNKIIEDFKNNRRESADFWINMNDRLIYIRYFPVRDKNGRYLGVIEVTQDVTKIKNLKGEKRLLDD from the coding sequence ATGAGTGATATCTTCGGCATCGAGGGTAAAAAAGAAAAGATTAAAGAGTTAATAAAAAAACTACATCAGGGATATCCACTAGAAGAAGCAAAAAAGGAATTCTCAAAATACATTGGCGATATAAATCCCGATCAATTGGCAAAGATTGAGGAGGAACTTATTAGAGACGGCATGCCAGTTGATGAGGTTCATAAATTATGCGATGCCCATATAGCGTTAATGAAAGAGTCATTAGAAAAATCAAAGCCTAAAAATCTCGATAATAGCCACCCCATACAAATTCTGTATAATGAACACGATCGTCTTATTGATTTCTCTGAAAAATTAAAAGAAATGATTAACTCAGGAAACATTGCCCCGGAAAAATTTGACCATATAATCGAACATTTAAAGGAATCGGAAAAGCACTACATTCGAGAGGAAAATGCTCTCTTCCCATTTTTAGAGAAGCATGGTATAACACAACCTCCAGCTATAATGTGGATGGAACACGATAATATTAGAGCTTTAAAAAAACAAATTTATTCTATTGCAGATAAAAAAGAGTACATAGCTACTGAAGAATTAAAAAATCTCACGAAACAACTACACGAACTACTATCAAGCCACTTTTATAAAGAAAACAACATCCTCTTTCCAACTGCTCTTCGAGTAATAACAGATAATGAATGGGTCACTATAAGAAAAGATTTTGATAAGATAGGCTACTGCTGTTTCACACCGGAACCTGGTGAATTTAAAATAGATATTGAAGAAGCAGTTGTTGCCAAATCAAGCGGGGATGAGGGGTGGATTCAACTTGACACTGGTAAATTTAAAAAAGAAGAGATAGAAGCAATATTGAACTCCCTACCTATTGATATAACATTTGTTGACGCAAATGATGAAGTAAGGTATTTCAACCAATCAAAAGAAAGAATTTTTGCAAGGACTAAAGCAGTAATAGGACGAAAAGTACAGCAATGTCATCCTCAGAAGAGTATCCACATTGTGAATAAGATTATTGAGGACTTTAAAAATAATAGAAGAGAATCTGCTGACTTTTGGATTAATATGAATGATAGATTGATTTATATTAGATATTTCCCTGTCAGGGATAAAAACGGACGGTATCTTGGAGTAATTGAGGTGACTCAGGATGTAACTAAGATAAAAAACTTAAAAGGTGAAAAAAGACTACTGGACGATTAG
- a CDS encoding N-glycosylase/DNA lyase, with the protein MGEFDTLQKLYKKLKLQIDNRLLEFKNIWDRFDKYEILFELIFCILTPQSKARVCWETVKKIKETNAFINLNKSTLKNCLYGVRFPNNKLSYLSQLRLDLDNGKIDKILEIIKTDNDVKRIREILVKNIKGFGYKEASHFLRNIWIGRKLAILDRHILKNLKKYGIIDSIDYSMSRRHYLYIEKRIYNFSKNLGIPIYYIDFIFWYNETGDIFK; encoded by the coding sequence GTGGGTGAATTCGATACTCTTCAAAAATTATACAAAAAGCTAAAACTACAAATAGATAACCGTCTGCTGGAATTTAAAAATATCTGGGATAGATTTGATAAATATGAAATTTTATTTGAACTAATATTTTGCATTTTGACCCCTCAATCGAAAGCAAGGGTCTGCTGGGAAACGGTAAAAAAGATAAAAGAAACCAACGCATTTATAAACTTGAACAAAAGCACTTTAAAAAATTGTCTGTATGGTGTAAGATTTCCAAATAACAAACTCAGCTACCTATCTCAACTGAGATTAGACTTAGATAATGGGAAAATAGATAAGATTTTAGAAATAATAAAAACAGATAATGATGTAAAGAGAATAAGAGAGATACTTGTAAAAAACATTAAAGGGTTTGGTTATAAAGAGGCAAGTCATTTTCTAAGAAATATTTGGATAGGCAGAAAACTTGCAATACTTGACAGACATATATTGAAAAATTTAAAAAAATACGGTATAATAGATAGTATTGATTATAGCATGAGCCGACGTCATTATTTATATATTGAAAAAAGGATTTATAATTTTTCAAAAAACCTGGGTATACCAATTTATTATATTGATTTTATATTCTGGTATAATGAGACAGGAGACATATTTAAATAA
- a CDS encoding rubredoxin — translation MKKYECKVCGYVYDPEVGDSDGDIDPGTPFEELPDDWVCPVCGAGKEEFEPVED, via the coding sequence ATGAAAAAGTATGAATGTAAAGTATGCGGTTACGTATATGATCCAGAAGTAGGCGATTCGGATGGTGATATCGATCCCGGGACGCCTTTCGAAGAATTACCTGATGATTGGGTATGCCCCGTATGTGGCGCAGGAAAAGAGGAATTTGAACCTGTAGAAGATTAA
- a CDS encoding MATE family efflux transporter → MEGEKITIGVKTLLGNPKKAIIKLSIPMTIGMIAQTAYNVADAIWVSGLGPDSLAAIGFFFPIYFILMSLAGGIGVGASSAISRKIGAKDKASADKIAIQSIVLSFIASLIISIPLLPFLETIIRNLGAKNISFLTTQYGRVILAGTIFLFFSNISNAILRGEGDTKKAMWAMVSGSILNIILDPMFIYVLKLGVVGAALASILSMALVSALFIYWLFFQKKTFVSIHFNEFKFTKEILREIFSVGIPSSMIQMGNAFSMFFINLIAIKAGGTDGVAVFTSGWRIVMIGTLPMIGMAMGVTAVTGAAYGAKEYKKLKTAYFYAIRTGLIIEVIAGILLFTFAKPVSFIFTYAPETRRISEDLIHFLKVMCAFYPFIPLGMLTSAMFQGIRRGFLALIITLTRTILLNVPLAYILSIVIKLGSPGVWWGIVLGNATAGLLSLTIATIIMHKCRKNLEICS, encoded by the coding sequence ATGGAAGGTGAAAAAATCACCATTGGAGTAAAAACACTCCTTGGGAATCCCAAAAAAGCGATAATAAAACTATCCATACCTATGACAATAGGTATGATAGCACAGACTGCATATAATGTTGCCGATGCAATCTGGGTATCCGGATTGGGACCTGATTCCCTCGCCGCAATAGGGTTCTTCTTTCCTATTTATTTCATTTTAATGTCGCTAGCTGGTGGCATAGGCGTGGGGGCAAGCTCCGCCATTTCAAGAAAAATAGGTGCAAAAGACAAAGCCTCTGCAGACAAAATAGCAATACAATCAATTGTTCTTTCCTTTATTGCAAGTCTAATAATAAGCATTCCACTACTGCCTTTTCTTGAGACGATTATAAGAAATCTTGGTGCTAAAAACATATCTTTTCTTACAACACAGTATGGTAGAGTCATACTAGCTGGTACTATATTTCTCTTCTTCTCAAATATTTCAAATGCAATTTTAAGAGGGGAAGGTGACACTAAAAAGGCAATGTGGGCAATGGTTTCCGGCTCAATATTGAATATAATCCTTGACCCGATGTTCATTTATGTTTTAAAACTTGGTGTAGTTGGGGCAGCATTAGCATCAATTTTATCGATGGCTCTGGTTTCCGCACTATTCATATATTGGCTTTTCTTTCAGAAAAAAACTTTTGTGTCAATACATTTCAATGAATTTAAATTTACAAAGGAAATTTTAAGGGAAATATTCTCTGTTGGTATACCATCGTCAATGATTCAAATGGGGAATGCTTTTTCAATGTTCTTTATCAATCTAATCGCTATTAAGGCAGGGGGGACAGACGGAGTTGCCGTATTCACCTCTGGCTGGCGTATCGTAATGATAGGCACACTACCAATGATCGGAATGGCAATGGGAGTAACAGCTGTTACAGGTGCTGCCTATGGAGCAAAAGAGTATAAAAAATTAAAAACTGCATATTTTTACGCTATACGAACTGGCCTCATTATAGAAGTGATAGCTGGAATTTTACTTTTTACCTTTGCAAAACCAGTATCCTTTATTTTTACCTATGCTCCGGAAACAAGGAGAATTTCAGAAGACCTGATTCATTTTCTAAAGGTAATGTGTGCCTTTTACCCTTTTATACCACTTGGGATGCTAACCTCAGCAATGTTTCAGGGAATAAGAAGAGGTTTTCTTGCTTTAATTATAACATTAACAAGAACGATCCTTTTGAATGTACCATTGGCGTATATACTCAGTATAGTAATCAAATTGGGTTCTCCAGGGGTATGGTGGGGCATTGTATTAGGCAATGCAACAGCTGGTCTTCTTAGCCTGACTATAGCAACAATAATCATGCATAAATGCAGAAAAAACTTAGAGATCTGTTCATAA
- a CDS encoding FprA family A-type flavoprotein, translating to MTIQKIKDDIFYIGVRHWDRRLFDELIPLPDGTSYNAYLIKGSDKIALIDTADPSMEKNFFSQLSRTGADKIDYIISNHAEQDHSGLIPHILEKFPDAKVVTNAKNVVFLKDLLLIPDNRFIVIDDKDELNLGNKTLQFILTPWVHWPETMVTYLKEDKVLFTCDFFGSHLATSDLYTDEETIHEPAKRYYAEIMMPFRSIIKNNLRKIEKFKFDIIAPSHGPIYNNPDFIINAYKDWISDNVKKEILIPYVSMHGSTKAIVEYLVDYLLNKGVTVTPINLTVADIGQLAIKLVDAAAIILATPTVLTGLHPPAAYALYLINALRPKTKYISIIGSYGWGGKALEVATSMMSNLKAEIIDPFLIKGYPKKEDFTKIEELANKIIEKLNTL from the coding sequence ATGACAATCCAGAAGATAAAAGATGATATATTCTATATTGGGGTAAGGCACTGGGATAGAAGACTATTTGATGAGCTTATCCCACTACCCGATGGCACCTCGTACAATGCTTACCTTATTAAAGGAAGTGACAAGATAGCCCTTATAGATACAGCCGACCCATCTATGGAGAAAAATTTTTTCTCACAGCTTTCACGAACAGGTGCCGACAAAATTGATTATATAATTTCGAACCACGCAGAACAGGATCATTCTGGACTAATTCCCCATATACTTGAAAAATTCCCTGATGCTAAAGTAGTTACGAATGCCAAAAACGTTGTATTTTTAAAAGACCTTCTTTTAATTCCGGATAACAGATTCATTGTAATAGACGACAAGGATGAACTAAACCTTGGAAATAAAACTTTGCAATTCATATTAACTCCATGGGTCCATTGGCCAGAAACAATGGTTACCTATCTAAAGGAAGATAAGGTCCTGTTTACCTGCGATTTCTTCGGCTCCCACCTTGCCACCTCAGATCTTTATACTGATGAAGAAACTATACATGAACCAGCAAAAAGATACTATGCAGAGATCATGATGCCTTTTAGAAGCATTATTAAAAACAATCTTAGAAAAATCGAAAAATTCAAATTTGATATTATCGCACCAAGTCACGGCCCTATTTATAATAATCCAGATTTTATAATAAATGCATATAAAGACTGGATCTCTGACAATGTAAAAAAAGAGATACTGATACCATATGTATCTATGCATGGTAGTACAAAAGCAATTGTAGAATATCTTGTAGATTATCTATTAAATAAAGGGGTAACAGTAACTCCCATAAATCTTACAGTAGCTGATATCGGTCAACTTGCAATAAAACTTGTAGATGCCGCAGCTATTATACTTGCAACACCGACTGTACTAACAGGTTTACATCCACCTGCAGCTTATGCACTATACCTGATCAACGCTCTTAGACCAAAGACAAAGTATATATCCATTATCGGTTCCTACGGATGGGGCGGCAAAGCACTTGAAGTAGCTACCTCTATGATGAGTAATCTTAAAGCAGAAATAATTGATCCATTTTTAATAAAAGGGTATCCTAAAAAAGAAGATTTTACAAAAATTGAGGAACTTGCAAACAAAATTATTGAAAAGCTAAATACATTGTAA
- a CDS encoding rubrerythrin family protein: MKKMTEQFLKDAFAGESMAHMKYIIYSEIAEKKGYKNLARMFKAIAYAEQVHATNHARILGIFTDDLPANIQSCIEGEHYEVTEMYPVFKNSAQLQNENLAVQSFHYALEAEKIHEKMYRDSKTVVEKEQDIEIEDIYICPVCGYTHVGIPPDECPICKAKKEIFKKF, encoded by the coding sequence ATGAAAAAAATGACAGAACAATTTCTAAAGGACGCCTTTGCCGGGGAGTCCATGGCTCATATGAAATATATTATTTATAGCGAAATAGCCGAGAAAAAGGGATATAAAAATCTCGCAAGAATGTTTAAAGCTATTGCCTATGCAGAGCAGGTTCATGCAACAAATCATGCAAGAATCCTAGGAATCTTCACTGATGATTTACCAGCTAATATACAATCCTGCATAGAGGGTGAACATTATGAAGTAACCGAAATGTACCCGGTTTTTAAAAATTCTGCTCAGCTTCAAAATGAAAATCTAGCTGTCCAATCTTTTCACTATGCACTAGAGGCTGAGAAAATTCACGAGAAAATGTACCGAGATTCAAAAACAGTTGTTGAAAAAGAGCAGGATATCGAAATAGAAGATATTTATATCTGCCCTGTCTGCGGTTATACACATGTGGGAATACCACCTGATGAATGTCCAATATGCAAAGCAAAAAAAGAAATCTTTAAAAAATTTTAA
- a CDS encoding transcriptional repressor — MITIDEVKKILSEKGIKPTYPRVRIYQILSENEDHPTVDNIFKEIRKDIPTASRTTVYNTLAGFVEAGIADEILITGSEARYEIKRKNHHHFLCKKCGRIFDINVRCPLAEGKYAKVRGHLIQEIHGYFKGICKDCQKSEESE, encoded by the coding sequence ATGATTACAATTGATGAAGTTAAGAAAATATTAAGTGAAAAGGGAATTAAGCCAACTTACCCGCGAGTGAGAATATACCAGATACTATCTGAAAATGAGGATCATCCGACTGTCGATAACATTTTTAAAGAAATAAGAAAAGATATCCCGACAGCAAGTAGAACTACTGTATACAACACCCTTGCCGGATTTGTCGAAGCGGGGATAGCAGATGAAATTCTAATCACAGGTAGCGAAGCTCGATATGAAATAAAACGCAAAAATCATCACCATTTTTTATGTAAAAAGTGTGGAAGAATTTTTGACATTAACGTAAGATGCCCGCTTGCTGAGGGAAAATATGCAAAAGTCAGAGGTCATCTAATACAGGAAATACATGGATATTTCAAAGGCATATGCAAAGACTGCCAGAAAAGTGAAGAAAGTGAATAA
- a CDS encoding PAS domain S-box protein, whose product MKVKETFIIIFTVLFVSGLSIELLYFFQVKISEPTFLILGILFQISALLYFIMTIFKRLPQKNLHNMKLFEQLADNLTCGVLLVNEKNNIKFWNKKAEEIFGWKKSEIINKDISILFPGKASSVIAEICTINPSGIKICETDMQLKNGKMRRMELTDIFLNKSMKKISERIIIIRDLLEISAVEGKLMQSEKLATLGHLAAGVAHEVSNPLSSIQSLVQLIQRKTTDNFIQESLKKIRENINRINRIVKELVDFSRPTTGEKTKVQINEIISSAVGLLKYDVRCEKINFHINLNPDVPLIYLVPDQIHQVVMNMLLNSIDACKDKESGNIHVNTYANDSYVSIEIIDDGEGINPDIIDRIFEPFFTTKDVGYGTGLGLSVSHGIISSIGGNIKVESTPGEGTKFTINIPIDKSEVIK is encoded by the coding sequence ATGAAAGTCAAAGAAACGTTCATTATAATTTTTACCGTTCTATTTGTTTCAGGCTTATCCATAGAATTACTATACTTCTTTCAAGTAAAAATTAGCGAGCCAACATTTTTAATACTAGGGATTCTATTCCAGATATCTGCTCTTCTATATTTTATAATGACCATTTTTAAGAGGCTACCACAAAAAAATTTGCATAATATGAAATTATTTGAACAGCTTGCTGATAACCTTACATGTGGAGTTTTACTGGTGAATGAAAAAAACAATATAAAATTCTGGAATAAAAAGGCTGAAGAAATATTCGGATGGAAAAAGAGTGAAATTATCAATAAAGATATTTCAATACTTTTTCCTGGGAAAGCAAGTAGTGTAATCGCAGAAATTTGTACCATAAATCCATCTGGCATAAAAATATGTGAAACAGATATGCAATTGAAAAACGGAAAAATGAGAAGAATGGAACTAACTGATATATTTCTTAATAAGAGTATGAAAAAAATCTCAGAAAGAATTATAATAATAAGGGACTTACTGGAAATATCTGCTGTTGAAGGCAAACTAATGCAGTCAGAAAAACTTGCAACTCTTGGCCATCTTGCCGCTGGGGTTGCACATGAGGTTAGCAATCCTTTATCATCAATTCAGTCACTTGTTCAGCTTATACAAAGAAAAACCACTGATAACTTCATACAGGAAAGCCTAAAGAAGATTAGAGAAAACATAAATAGAATAAACAGAATAGTAAAAGAGCTCGTTGATTTTTCAAGACCAACAACTGGAGAAAAAACAAAAGTTCAGATTAATGAAATAATAAGCTCTGCCGTCGGTCTTTTAAAATATGACGTTAGATGTGAAAAAATAAATTTTCATATAAATCTAAACCCGGATGTTCCTCTGATTTATCTTGTCCCTGATCAGATACACCAGGTTGTTATGAATATGCTTCTAAATTCTATTGATGCGTGTAAAGACAAAGAAAGTGGAAATATCCATGTAAACACTTATGCAAATGACAGCTATGTCTCAATAGAAATTATTGATGATGGTGAAGGTATAAATCCTGATATAATTGATAGAATATTTGAACCGTTCTTTACAACAAAGGATGTCGGCTACGGCACTGGATTGGGTCTCTCTGTGAGTCACGGTATAATTTCTAGTATAGGTGGAAATATAAAGGTAGAAAGCACTCCTGGTGAAGGCACAAAGTTTACTATAAATATCCCAATAGATAAAAGTGAGGTAATTAAATGA